A stretch of the Solanum dulcamara chromosome 6, daSolDulc1.2, whole genome shotgun sequence genome encodes the following:
- the LOC129892573 gene encoding uncharacterized protein LOC129892573 — protein sequence MSSFNLPTHSLKASLFNFFYSRIFAVHVTMKTYRPNSQRFIISSFFFIIFLCIIASINEIRFDSILKFGRCAFSQTRFTTNSSTTNFINVNSSTLSATNDEIRILVGILTLPDQYQKRHFLRLIYGTQSPIMGAKVDIKFVFCNLTKEDQKVLVALEIMRYEDIIILNCQENMNKGKTYTYFSSLPEIFSASNDQPYYPPYHYVMKTDDDTYIRLENFVQSLRPLPREDLYYGYVIPCPSMDPFVNYMSGMGYLVSWDIVEWLKDSDIPKTHLEGPEDKVFGEWLRDGHRARHRYNAKWSMYNFPEPPTRCTHELWPDTIAVHLLKNQEKWIQTLNYFNVTRDLKPSKLYHIP from the coding sequence ATGTCTTCCTTTAATCTCCCTACACATTCCCTCAAAGCTTCCCTCTTCAACTTCTTTTATTCACGAATTTTTGCTGTACATGTTACGATGAAGACATACAGACCAAATAGCCAACGTTTCATCATTTCCTcatttttcttcattattttcctTTGTATTATAGCTTCAATCAATGAAATCCGATTTGATAGCATTTTGAAGTTTGGTAGATGTGCTTTTTCTCAAACAAGATTTACTACTAATTCATCTACTACAAactttattaatgtaaattccTCCACCTTATCAGCCACCAACGACGAAATCCGAATTCTCGTAGGAATCTTGACACTTCCCGATCAATACCAAAAGAGACACTTCCTGCGGTTAATCTATGGGACACAATCTCCAATAATGGGTGCAAAAGTTGACATCAAGTTTGTTTTCTGCAACCTAACAAAAGAAGATCAAAAGGTATTAGTGGCACTTGAAATAATGCGTTACGAGGATATCATCATCCTCAACTGTCAAGAAAATATGAACAAAGGTAAGACATATACCTATTTTTCAAGCTTGCCAGAAATATTTTCAGCCTCTAATGACCAACCTTATTATCCACCTTATCATTACGTGATGAAAACCGACGATGACACATACATACGGCTTGAAAATTTTGTACAATCCTTAAGGCCATTACCTAGGGAAGATTTATACTATGGTTATGTTATACCATGTCCTAGCATGGACCCTTTTGTGAACTACATGTCAGGAATGGGTTATTTGGTGAGTTGGGATATAGTAGAATGGTTAAAAGATTCTGATATTCCTAAAACTCATTTAGAAGGGCCAGAAGATAAGGTATTTGGAGAGTGGCTACGAGATGGTCATCGAGCAAGACATAGATACAATGCCAAGTGGTCAATGTACAATTTTCCCGAGCCACCAACGAGATGCACGCATGAACTATGGCCGGACACCATTGCAGTTCATCTTCTAAAGAACCAAGAGAAATGGATTCAGACACTTAATTATTTCAATGTCACTAGGGATCTTAAACCATCTAAGCTGTATCATATACCTTAG